A genomic region of Xanthomonas fragariae contains the following coding sequences:
- a CDS encoding sensor histidine kinase, which produces MASSTSLIDRIQSAPQRELYFFSLYRLLVAGLIAALVFSPLSDAIPDPRYPRLAAGVAIGYLCMAVPLLFWGRSERRLTTTVFCSVLADILAATLATHALPGASAGIAMMLLFNVAAASILLRLRYGMSIAVLASAAIVLEYLWTLLEGGTTRPLAELAMFATSYVAVAYFCQQIASRARNNQVLAEQRGAQVANLYEINELIIRRLRTGVLVVDTHNTITLANEAALALLGDGDQRNAPADLSLAALTPELALRLQRWRSGWHQEEAPLQLGADRPEVQPRFVRLLADSDLVLVFLDDATVVSRRAESLTLSAMGRFSASLAHEIRNPLAAISYASQLLEESPDIFDADRRLLQIINQQCQRTNGIVESVLGLARRERASPENLDLAAFVRRFVVEYRQTLSMETDILEASIQGSSVHALIDPKHLHQILTALVHNALKYGRGMDEPARVKLRVEYQERMAVIDVVDRGPGIPETVAAQLFRPFYTTSEHGTGLGLYIAQELCRANQAQLDYVSVPGGGACFRIVLQRPNGLLGN; this is translated from the coding sequence TTGGCATCCAGCACATCGCTTATCGACCGGATCCAGTCCGCGCCGCAGCGCGAGCTGTATTTCTTCTCGCTGTACCGGCTGTTGGTGGCCGGCCTGATCGCCGCGTTGGTGTTCAGCCCGTTGTCCGATGCCATTCCCGACCCGCGTTATCCGCGCCTGGCCGCCGGGGTCGCGATCGGCTACCTATGCATGGCTGTGCCGCTGCTGTTCTGGGGCCGCAGCGAGCGTCGGCTGACCACCACCGTATTCTGTTCGGTGCTGGCCGACATCCTCGCCGCCACCCTGGCCACGCACGCCCTGCCCGGCGCCAGCGCAGGCATCGCGATGATGCTGCTGTTCAATGTCGCCGCTGCCTCGATCCTGCTGCGGCTGCGCTACGGCATGAGCATTGCGGTGCTCGCCAGCGCCGCCATCGTGCTCGAATACCTGTGGACCCTGCTTGAGGGCGGCACCACCCGCCCACTGGCCGAGCTGGCGATGTTCGCCACCAGCTATGTGGCAGTGGCCTACTTTTGCCAGCAGATCGCCTCACGCGCGCGCAACAATCAGGTGCTGGCCGAACAACGCGGGGCGCAAGTCGCCAATCTGTACGAGATCAACGAGTTGATCATCCGCCGCCTGCGTACCGGCGTGCTGGTGGTCGATACGCACAACACCATCACCCTGGCCAACGAAGCGGCACTGGCACTGCTCGGCGATGGCGACCAGCGCAACGCCCCGGCAGACCTGTCGCTGGCCGCTCTCACGCCGGAACTGGCGCTGCGCCTGCAACGCTGGCGCAGCGGCTGGCACCAGGAAGAAGCTCCGCTGCAACTCGGTGCCGACCGCCCGGAAGTGCAACCACGTTTCGTGCGCCTGTTGGCCGACAGCGACCTGGTGCTGGTATTTCTGGACGACGCCACCGTGGTCTCGCGCCGCGCTGAATCACTGACCCTGTCGGCGATGGGCCGCTTCTCGGCCAGCTTGGCGCACGAGATCCGCAACCCGCTGGCCGCGATCAGTTACGCCTCGCAGCTGCTGGAAGAATCGCCGGACATCTTCGATGCCGACCGCCGCCTGCTGCAGATCATCAACCAGCAATGCCAGCGCACCAACGGCATCGTCGAGAGCGTGCTCGGGCTGGCCCGCCGCGAGCGCGCGAGCCCGGAGAATCTGGATCTGGCCGCGTTCGTACGTCGCTTCGTGGTCGAATATCGGCAGACCCTGTCGATGGAGACAGACATTCTGGAAGCCAGCATCCAGGGCAGCTCGGTGCATGCTTTGATCGACCCCAAGCATCTCCATCAAATCCTGACTGCGCTGGTCCACAACGCGCTCAAATATGGCCGGGGCATGGACGAGCCGGCGCGGGTGAAGCTACGTGTCGAATATCAGGAGCGCATGGCGGTGATCGATGTGGTCGACCGCGGCCCCGGCATTCCGGAGACGGTGGCCGCACAACTGTTCCGCCCGTTCTACACCACCTCCGAGCATGGCACCGGACTGGGCCTGTATATCGCTCAGGAGCTGTGCCGTGCCAACCAGGCGCAACTGGATTACGTCTCGGTGCCTGGGGGCGGTGCGTGTTTCCGGATCGTGTTGCAACGACCGAATGGGTTGCTTGGGAACTGA